Part of the Aquimarina sp. TRL1 genome, GTCCTGCTGTCATGTATCCTGTCGCTGAGGCTGTTACAGCTCATCAGGTAAAAATTATAGACCGCCCAGGTGCTCCGCAATCAACACTTTATTACGGATTACCCGTAGTGGATCCATCTCATCCGGATTATACCGCTTTAGATATTACCAATACAATATTAGGAGGTGCTTTTGGATCTAGAATAACCAGTAATATAAGAGAAGATAAAGGATATACTTATTCTCCTGGAAGTTCGATCGATAATGGATATAAATCTGCGGTTTGGTATGAAAGGGCAGATGTTACTACGCAACATACCGGAGCTTCTCTGAAAGAAATCAATAAAGAAATTCGTCTGTTACAAGATGAAGCACCTAGTGAAGACGAATTAACCGCTATAAAAAACTATGAAGCCGGTACTTTTGTTTTAAGAAACTCTACTCCAGGAGGAATCATTGGACAGTTGATATTTCAGGATATGCATGAATTGGATGATTCTTACTTGGCTAAACGAGTAGAAAATATACATGCGGTTACCCCGAAACAGGTGCAGGAAATGATGAAAAAATATATCAAACCAGAGCAAATGACACTTGTTATTGTAGGAGATAAACAAAAAATCGAAAAACAAGTAGAAGAAACGATACGGGTAAAACAACCATTAAAAGACTAAAAACAAGCAGACATGTTCTTAGTATAAAAACTCCGATTACTTCAAATCGGAGTTTTTTTAGCAATTAATTCTTATGGTTTTAACAATTTAAAGACTCTTTTGCACATCCAGTGCACAAAATTATTTCTACATTTGTAATGTGAATTACTTAGCAGTCATATTGTCTATTTATATATGTAGTTTGTCATTTGTTACCTGTAATGATGGGGAAATACATGATAGTGATGTAGTTACACTTGAATCAAAAGATACGCACCCAGATACAGAAGCAGAAGACTTTTGCTCTCCTTTTTGTTATTGCCAATGTTGTCACACTCAGATAGCAGATTTTGAAACTATTAGTTATACGTTGGTGAATGAGTCTTTTATGATAGCACCTCCGCTATATGTAGACACTGTGACAACACCTCATCTTTATAATATTTTACAACCTCCCAGAGTTTAGTATAAGTTATTAGAAATGTCTTTTCGCAGGCAAGTACATCTTTTTTTATAAAAGAGGTATACGCTGTTTTATAAATTTCTATCCAACTGCTTATTAGTAATATAGCCGTTAGATATCTAATATTATACTATGATTAACCGATTAATCAATTATTCGATTCATAACAAGTTTGTTATTGGATTGTTTACACTTGTGCTGATTGTTGGTGGAATATATAGCATCAAGAATGTTCCTCTGGATGCGGTTCCCGATATTACGAACAATCAGGTTCAGATTATAACACAAGCTCCCAATTTGGGAACAGAAGATATAGAACAATTTATAACGTATCCGGTAGAAGTTGCTGTTGCAAACCTTCCGGATGTTACAGAAATACGTTCCATTTCTCGTTTTGGACTGTCTGTAGTAACAGTCGTTTTTAGCGATGATATGGATACGTATCTCCCCAGGCAGCTGGTTGCAGAAAAGCTAGGGGAGATCAAATCAAAAATTCCTAAGGAAATTGGAGAACCCTTTATGGGACCAATTTCTACAGGATTAGGAGAAATTTATCAATACACCCTGGAAGTAGCCTCTGATTTTAAAGATCAATATTCTGTTACCGAATTGCGAACAATTCAAGATTGG contains:
- a CDS encoding DUF6660 family protein translates to MNYLAVILSIYICSLSFVTCNDGEIHDSDVVTLESKDTHPDTEAEDFCSPFCYCQCCHTQIADFETISYTLVNESFMIAPPLYVDTVTTPHLYNILQPPRV